CTTTGTGGCGAGGGAGCTTGCTCCCGCTGGGTTGCGCAGCAACCCCATTGCAGTTCATCAGTTGCACCGCATTCACCGGGTTTGCGACTGCTTCGCAGCCGAGCGGGAGCAAGCTCCCTCGCCACAGGGAAGCGCGGTGTATTCAAGAGGCAGATATCCTCCAAATCCCGAACGGTAGATGCCACGGTTCGATCCGCATGAACTGGTACTTGCCGTGCCAGGTCCAGCGGTGACCATTCATCAAGTCTTCGCCGTGGGTGCTGGCATCGTCGGGCAGGCCCATTTCCCACAGGGGCAATTCAAAGTTCGCCTCCTGGGCGTGATGCGGATCGAGGCTGACCGCCACCAGAATGAAATTGCTGCCGTCGTCGCTGCGTTTGCCGAAGTACAGAATGTTGTCGTTCCAGGCGTTGTATACCTTCAGGCCCAAATGCGAGTGCAACGCCGGGTTCTGGCGGCGGATGCGGTTGAGCTGGGCGATTTCGGCAATGATGTTGCCCGGCGCGTTGAAGTCCCGTGGGCGGATTTCGTACTTCTCGGAATTGAGGTATTCCTCCCGGCCCGGCACCGGTGCCGCTTCACACAGTTCAAAACCCGAATACATGCCCCACAGCCCGGAGCCCATGGTCGCCAGCGCGGCACGAATCAGAAAACCGGCGCGCCCGGATTCATGCAGGAACGCCGGGTTGATGTCCGGCGTGTTGACGAAAAAATTCGGCCGGTAGCATTCACGCCACGGCGATTCATTCAGTTCGGTGAAATAGGTTGCCAGCTCGGCCTTGGTGTTGCGCCAGGTGAAATAGGTGTAGCTCTGGGAGTAACCGACTTTGCCCAGGCGCGCCATCATCGCCGGCGTGGTAAAGGCTTCAGCCAGAAAGATCACCTCGGGGTACAGCGCCCGCACATCGGCGATCATCCACTGCCAGAACGGCAACGGTTTGGTGTGAGGGTTATCGACGCGAAACAGCTTCACGCCCTCCTTGACCCAGCCCACGACGATGTCGCGCAACTCGATCCACAGGCTGGGAATCGCGTCCACGGCATAGAAATCGACGTTGACGATGTCCTGGTATTTCTTCGGCGGGTTCTCGGCGTATTTGATCGTGCCGTCCGGCCGCCAATTGAACCAGCCCGGATGCTGTTTGAGCCACGGGTGATCCTGGGAACACTGAATCGCAAAGTCGAGAGCGATTTCCAGCCCATGCTCAGCGGCCGCCGCGACGAGCCGGCGAAAGTCCTCGCGAGTGCCCAGTTCCGAGTGGATCGCTTCATGCCCGCCCTCTTCACTGCCGATGGCGTAAGGGCTGCCCGGATCGTCGGGGCCGGCGATCAACGAGTTGTTCGGGCCTTTGCGGTAACTGCGGCCGATCGGGTGGATCGGCGTGAAATACAGCACGTCGAAGCCCATGTCCTGGATCATCGGCAGCCGCGAATGCACATCGTTGAACGTGCCGTGGCGAGCCGGATCATCAGTGATTGAGCGCGGAAACAGTTCATACCAACTGGCGAACTGCGCCAGCGCTCGTTCTACGTCCACCGGGTATTCAGGGCTCAGGCTCAGGAAGGGGCGATGGTCGGCCTGGGCCATCAAGTCCGCGCTACGCTGGTGCAAAAACAAAGCGACCTGCTCGGTTTCGAGCAGACCGGACAATTCATGGTGCAACGCCGCCAGTTGTTCACTGAGCAGGCCTTCGCAGCGTTCGGCGGCCTGCTGAACGTGAGTGCGCCCTTCCTGCAGCTCCAGGCTGACCGAGACGCCAGCGACGTGCTTTTTCTCCAGCTCATAACTAAAGCTGGCGAACTGATCGATCCAGGCTTCGAGGCAGAACACATAGCGGCCCTGCTTCTTGACACGAAACTGGCCCTGCCAGCCGTTATTGCCCAGATCGGCCATCACCTCGCTCTGCCAGGTTTCGTCGCCGTCGGCACGCCAGCGAATGCGCACGGCCAGTTTGTCGTGACCGTCGGCAAACACTTTGCTGGTCACCACCACGTCCTGATCAATCACGGCTTTAACGGCGAATTGCCCGCCATCGAGGGTCGGCATGGTGTTTTCAATCACGATCCGCGGTAGGAGTAATGCCTGAGACAGCGGGATATGCGGGTTGTAGCTCAGTTCTGTGGGTTTTTCAGCGGTCATCGAGCATCTCTCCTTAACGCCCCAAGGACGCTCTTGTGCCTGGTCGTCGTTCACCCGAAGCGGTCTGCCCCGAGATGAACTCACTTAAGTTCCGAACAGCAGGCGCCGGTAAAAGTTCAGAGGGATTTGCCAAGTCTTTCGGGGAATCAAATTCCCTGCGTATGGGTCAATCAACTTAAGCACGACTCACGCCATCTGCCACTGGAGACTGTTTCGATGAGTATTCCTATCCCCGCCGAGACACCCGATCCGAACATCGATGAGCCGACGATTCCGCCAACCCCACCGACCGAACCCGGCCCCATCCCCGAGCAGGAACCACCCGGCACCAGCCCGCCACCCCGGGAAGAGCCGCCGAGCTCCCAGCCGCCGCAGATCGTGAGTCCGTGAACAATGCCCCCGACGCGTGAAGGTTCATTTACGGGCTGCGATCCTTTTCAATCTGGCGCACCACGACAGGCATCACACCGAGAATCACCAACGCCAGCAACGTACTGAGCACCGCCGTCGCCTCGCGACCCATCCCGGCCGACACACCAATGGCCGCCGTCATCCACAACCCGGCGGCGGTGGTCAGGCCTTTGACGTGAGCCTCGTCGCCATCGGTGTTTTTCAGGATAGTCCCGGCCCCGAGAAAACCGATGCCGGCGATCACGCCCTGCACCACGCGGCTCATGGCATCGGCCTGGGATCCTGACATCTGCGGTACCAACACAAACAACGCCGCGCCCAGCGCCACCAACATATGGGTGCGAATCCCGGCGGCCTTGCCCTTCTGCTCACGTTCGAAACCGAGAATGCCGCCCAGCAAGGCGGCCATTAGCAATCGCACCGTAATGCGCGTCAGCTGAGAAGCATCGCCAATGTCGGCGAACTCCGCTTGCAGCGTCACCCAAACCTCGTGCCACCAGGCGTCCATGGCGCAGTCCTTGTGATGATGTAATGACTCGATAGAGGATGGACCGCACCCACCATTAATCGGTTGCACAGAACGATGACCGGAGGATGCGTCCTAACACTTCAGAATCCGCCGAAAAAAGGACGCCTCCATGACCGTGCGCATCGAAAACCAGACTTGCTTCTTCATCACCCAAAACGGCGAAGAAATCCGTCTTTGTCCCGACGTGACCATCATCACCGACGGGGAAAAATCCATGTCGATGGTCGACCTCGACGGCCAGCACATCTACATCACCGAAGCAGAAGCCGATGCATTGACCGTAGCAGGCGCAGTGGACGGTCGCCGGCATTTGAAGGCCACGGACAGTGATTCGGTGATTTGACTGACCCGCATCAACACACGCCGCAAACACCTGGCATAGGTGTTTGTGGCCAGCCGTTACGGGTGCATCAAGTTGTCGCAGGCAGGCGCCAG
The Pseudomonas lini DNA segment above includes these coding regions:
- a CDS encoding DUF3203 family protein translates to MTVRIENQTCFFITQNGEEIRLCPDVTIITDGEKSMSMVDLDGQHIYITEAEADALTVAGAVDGRRHLKATDSDSVI
- a CDS encoding alpha-1,4-glucan--maltose-1-phosphate maltosyltransferase; translated protein: MTAEKPTELSYNPHIPLSQALLLPRIVIENTMPTLDGGQFAVKAVIDQDVVVTSKVFADGHDKLAVRIRWRADGDETWQSEVMADLGNNGWQGQFRVKKQGRYVFCLEAWIDQFASFSYELEKKHVAGVSVSLELQEGRTHVQQAAERCEGLLSEQLAALHHELSGLLETEQVALFLHQRSADLMAQADHRPFLSLSPEYPVDVERALAQFASWYELFPRSITDDPARHGTFNDVHSRLPMIQDMGFDVLYFTPIHPIGRSYRKGPNNSLIAGPDDPGSPYAIGSEEGGHEAIHSELGTREDFRRLVAAAAEHGLEIALDFAIQCSQDHPWLKQHPGWFNWRPDGTIKYAENPPKKYQDIVNVDFYAVDAIPSLWIELRDIVVGWVKEGVKLFRVDNPHTKPLPFWQWMIADVRALYPEVIFLAEAFTTPAMMARLGKVGYSQSYTYFTWRNTKAELATYFTELNESPWRECYRPNFFVNTPDINPAFLHESGRAGFLIRAALATMGSGLWGMYSGFELCEAAPVPGREEYLNSEKYEIRPRDFNAPGNIIAEIAQLNRIRRQNPALHSHLGLKVYNAWNDNILYFGKRSDDGSNFILVAVSLDPHHAQEANFELPLWEMGLPDDASTHGEDLMNGHRWTWHGKYQFMRIEPWHLPFGIWRISAS
- a CDS encoding MgtC/SapB family protein → MDAWWHEVWVTLQAEFADIGDASQLTRITVRLLMAALLGGILGFEREQKGKAAGIRTHMLVALGAALFVLVPQMSGSQADAMSRVVQGVIAGIGFLGAGTILKNTDGDEAHVKGLTTAAGLWMTAAIGVSAGMGREATAVLSTLLALVILGVMPVVVRQIEKDRSP